GGGTTAAACAGCATAAATTTGGACAGACTGGAATACTAAATAATTGTGTGCCGGCAAAATTTAACACTGGTTTAAACGCTGTGCATAAGGTTAATAGTAACCATCGAAGACAACAAACACAAAAGGAGCTGAGAGTTAATGAGTTTACTATGGATGTTGATTGTTGGTGGCGTAATTGGTTGGCTGGCCGGGTTGATTATGGGTAGAGACATTCCCGGCGGAATTATCGGCAACATTATCGCTGGTATTCTCGGTTCATGGCTTGGCGGCATGCTGCTGGGAAGCTGGGGACCTAAGATCAGCGACTACTATGTCTTCCCTTCACTGATCGGTGCTGTGGTTCTGATCTTTATCGTAAGCCTGATTCTGCGTTCGGTTGGCGGACGTAGCCGTTCTTAAGCTCTATGACAGCATGCTTATCTGAAGCTGCTGTACTATACTTAGCAAGCAGACCCGCCGGGGGTAGATC
The sequence above is a segment of the Paenibacillus sp. FSL R7-0204 genome. Coding sequences within it:
- a CDS encoding GlsB/YeaQ/YmgE family stress response membrane protein, whose translation is MSLLWMLIVGGVIGWLAGLIMGRDIPGGIIGNIIAGILGSWLGGMLLGSWGPKISDYYVFPSLIGAVVLIFIVSLILRSVGGRSRS